GACATCGAGCGGCTCCTGGCCGCgttctgcagccagcagggcgCTGTGGTGGAGGCTGCACGAAGGCTGCTGACGGACGAGCGGGCTCCCCACAGGCAGAAGCTGCTGGCGGATCTCATCCACAACCTGAGTGAAAACATCCTGGCCGAGGACAAGGAAGACGACAAGAAATGGTTTGAAGGTGTGTTTGTTGCCGTAGGAAGCTGCTGTGGGGCCCCCAGGTcttgctctgctctgaaaaGTCAGTTCTGTCAGTTTTGTTGCTCTTAAAGCAAAGGAGCTACTCTGGCTGGTGGGATTGGGTACTTGGTCAGGGGTTCAGTTATCTCTTCCATTAGCACAGCACGTTTCTTTAGGTTTCTTTAAAGTTTATGCACATTTACTATCAGATaatcttttttatctttattgCTTTAATAAAGATAGCTCTGGAACCTATTTTCCCCCATTAATATAAATCTGCATTTACGATGTTTTAATGATTTGCGGGTAGTATATGGATAACTTGCACATCTCTGTCAGCTATCCATGCTTTATGTTCTCTTTACACTCTGCAAGtctcccttcccattcccaACCCATTACTGCAGTTATTCCTCAACAGTTCTGTATTCCCTTCACAATCTCTTGGTGTTCCATATAGACAGCAACAGGAAACATATAACAATACCAGCTACTGCTCTCTCAGCAGATGCTCTACAGCATCCTTTTAAGTGCTTAAGAGCAAGGTAGCCCTGaaccagttaaaaaaaaatgtgaatttaaaaaacctGTACAACTTGAGTCAGTGAAAAGCCAGGATGAAGTCCCAGCTGggtggggctgtgctcaggtaCAAAATAATCTCAttccctccagggctggagtCTCGGTTCAAGAACAAATCCAGCTACCTGCGGCACAGCTGTGAGAGCAGAATGCGGGGCTACATGAGAGAGGTAAAAGTTTCTGTTGAAGTAACTTGTGTCAAACTTTAACAGTAATTCTGTGGCTGTAGGAATATAAAGTACTTCTACAGAGTAACACTGTGATTGTAGAAAAGAGCCTCAGGCTGCCACAGGAACTGAGGAGTGATTGCTGGGTTTCCCCCCTCTAGGTTAGTGGTTTTATTTCAAACGTTCATCCTGCAGCACGAGATGCCTACAGAGGGATTATCGACCTGATGGCAGATAAACTGAAATCTGTGAAGTACAACGGGTGCTACTTTGAcagaagggaggaggaggaggcagcacgTCTGTGCACCGCAGAGGGGTGGTTCTCCTGTCAGGTACCTGCAGCCTTCctgaagaatcacagaatggtttgggttggtagTGGAccataaagatcatctcattccacccctgccatagggacaccttccacttgcTCAGattgctcccagccccatccaacctgaccttggacacttccagggatgcagggacagccagagcttctctgggcagcctgtgccacggcctgcccaccctcacagggaaaaatttcGTCTGAATACCTGACTTAAACTTCCTATTTTTTAAGTTTGATCCCATTCCTCCCTCAACATCAGAGGAAGGAAACAGCTTCCTGGGTGCAGTGTCAGGCTGGGGGGGATGCGGGGTGCAGGATCTTTCTAGTTCACTAGCATGTGGCAGGACCACACTGGGGTGACAAGTGTGACATCTTTCACAGGGACCTTTTGACAGAGATGACTGCCCGTGTAAGCATTCCATCAACCCCTACAGCAACAGGGAAAGCAGGATCCTCTTCAGCACCTGGAATCTCGACCACATGTATGTACAAAGTGTTAATCCAGATGTATCAGCTTCGTGGCCTTCACCTTCATCAGAAAGGTTTAGCCTTAGTCCCTTCTCCCCGCTCTGcagtcagctctgctgtgaATATGTTGTGAGAAAAGgtgctgggatgctgcagctgttCTGAGAACAAAACCCTGGAGACAGATGAAATGTTGCTTCTCATTAGCTGCTTTGCTTCTGCGCAGATTTTCTTTGTATGGAAGCAAACCCCTCCTCACTGCACTACCCATGTGAATTCTCCTCTCTGGCAAAACCCCCTCTGACCCATTTCAAATGTTGGTGTGAAGCAAACAAGATTTGCTAAACTAATTTCcttggggggaaaagaaaatcatatGCCTAGTTATGGAGAAAGATTTCCAGTTCTGCCTGGCTCTGAAAGAAAGATGGAGGCTTGATTATTCTGAAAAAACTCCTGATGGCAATATTGTCTTCTCTTTTGTGTCCCCAAGAATTGAGAAGAAACGTGCTGTTGTCCCAGAACTGGCAGAAGCTGTCAAAACACGAGACGGGAGAGAAGTGAACTGGGAATATTTCTATCAGCTGCTGTTTACCCTGGATAATTTAAAACTCGTACATATTGCTTGCCATAAGAAAACCAATCATAACCTCAGCTGCGACAAAACCAGAATTTACAGAAAGAGGAAGCAAACCTATGAGATTTCCTAGTGCTGTCTCTGGAGGGgacctgctgcttttttcaatCATGTCAGTCTGCTGTTTCTAAATAGCTCCTCCAATTTCCTAAATAAGAACTATTTGACAGTCCCTGGCACAAGATTGGCTGGGTAACCCAACCAGAGCCTCACAAAGCACACTCCAATATCCCATTTAATTCTCCTCTCCTGTCTTCCCACTCCTTACAAGCTTCCCTCAGCTTAAATCAAGTGTGATAAAGGTACAGAATGAGCCAGAGGCTGACACTGATTCTACCCTGTCATCTCTGGCCAGCATTGGCCCAAAACTCACAgtacatggaaataaaactcagacaaaacatttctcaaaaaCTAACCTGCAGGGGCTCATGGACTCCTGTTCCTCTGCAGATTAAGCCAAACAAAGAAGGATTTAGAATCATGTTTTACTCTGTGCCTTTTGCAGGTAGCAGCCACTGTATTTCAGGAATGCCAAAGGTGAttgagcagcagagctgccacctcACCTGTGCCAAACTCCTGCCCTCATCCCCACCTGCCCCTTGCCATTGCTTCAGAATGCATCTCcgagagagaaaagcaaggcCATGGCATATCCccacatttttacttttcccaCCTTTGTTTGCCATCTTCCCTGCTgatttccctctcctttcaaATACTTTCTGCCTCTTCAGCCTGAGATTGCTTGATGCACCACCAGCAAGGACACTGTAATGATCATGTTTACAGTCATTTTTACTGACTGCCTTGGAGAATATTGCTGTGGTAAAACATTTCCTACCTCAGGCAACAAATCAagaatactttaattttttacttgaatttttttttaataccagcTGAAAGCAACTGAACTTTTGGGATTGTCAATGTAAAATCGTGTgaactttttaaataaaaaaatgcccccacctctgtgtgtgtgtgtgagtatATGGAGGTGCATGAGAGATTAATCAGGTGTGATGGAGCATGAAGGGAAATGTGTTTATGAATTGAGCACCAGCTACTTTAATGCTCTATAAATAACTAGGAAAAGCTCTATTTTCCCTTATATTGTTGGTCCTGGATGAGTTAGTCCACATGGAATTGTGTGGAAATGGTATTTCTGCCTGAGCCCCAAATTGCTGGGTCTTGGAAGCTTTGCTACAGAGAGTATTGATTTACTTTAAACAACAAACTTAGTCCCCTCCCAAACACTGCCATCTGAAAAGCAAGGAGGTGCATTTTAAACACAGGGTTTCTAATTCCACTGCATGCAATCGATCCTTCCAGCTTCCCCTGCTGCACTGTTTGACACTGGGgagggcagcactggcaggatTCTGGTGACAAACCCAGTGTCACCTGTGTGGCACGTGTCCCCCAGACTGAAAACGCATTTTGCACAGTGAAATgaatgtctgtgtgtgtgaaactGTCTTTGCTAGAAAgagccagcagcaaacacagcactgaaggaatgggaggagctgctgcaacacagagctgggctggaactATGaatatgcaatttaaaaatctggatttttctgtgttacagaaTTAGAGTGAAAAGGAGCCAAGAAATGTCTTTGACAGAAACAATGCATCAGCTGGAGTGGAAATGGGAATGCATTACCATGCCATGCATATGCAATTTGTTTGCCTTACAACTTTTGAATGTTTAACAGGCTCGAGCtgtagaaattaatatttatttaaaccaTCTGCTGATAacattttctctctatttttagAAACATAGAAGGAGCTATAACAATAAATATCTAGAAGCTTATTGCATAATCACACTTTCAAAGAAATATACCCACAAACACTGGGTGAATTAACAGTTCCTGGAACTGGCTGaggttgcctttttttttttttttttttttttttttttttttttttttttttttaaacatgcagagggagctgccccacagcctTAGCAATCTTCCTCTGTCCATGAAATCCAAGGGATGTTATTCCTTGTGTATCAACACCAAAGCATTTGTTTCCAAAATCCCTGCTGGAAACCAGTTGAAAATGGAGGAAGGACAACActtggagcagcaggcagagggaggaggcagcacCACGGGGTGGGTGTTTGGGGAGTTGATGTGCAATGAAAACGTGCTGAACTCCCAGAGATGAGCACACTGAGCCCACTCTGACATCCTGCATTTCATTCTGCAGAACTGCATTTTAGAGGTTTAATTGGTCCTGGGTTAGGTGTAAACAACCCACACAAGGGAGATATTGGACCTTTTTTGTACCAGGGAGTCCGTTTGCCCCTTTATAACCTGGATGCCACAGACAtcacagaattaaaagaaaaagaaccttGTTCCAGCATCCTTTTCTTGACTAttttggggggagaaaaaaaaaaaaaaaaaaaaaaaaaaaaaaaaaaaaaaaaaagagtgaaaccAAATGCTTCCTCAAGATGAAGGCTTAAATTTACAAAAAAGCAGTAAGAACTTCCATTttccctggggtttttttcctaaataacaGTGGTAAAATGCTAAATTATACTTTATTTCcaaatcactgaaaattcagTATTTGCCCCAGATAATCACTGTAATACTGTATCTGCCAATTCCAGCAAAAAAACTCTCCCAGTTGTCTCCCTGAGAAAAGGCAAACAGACACCTCATGTTACTGACACAGCCATCACCATGTGgtcacaaagaaaaagaagaagggtTTAATTTGTTTACAGTTTGTTGTTAGACAacagcctcttcctcctcctgctcctcttcctcatcatcATCTTCCTTTGCAATGAAATGGAGCTTCCTGGCTTCTCGCCTGCTCCTCGTCACGCTCGGGAGCTCAACTGCCGGGAGATGCTGGAGGAAAAAGATCAAATCAACAAGGAAAAGTCTGTGGTGGCATATGGCAGAACTCCTACCTCCACCAGCTCCCATCCTCCCTCAGCTGACACAGGAACCAACCCTCAGCTTGGGAGCAGTGGCACAAACCCAAAGCTAAAGCTATGGGGTTTTGAGGGGAGTCTGCCCAAACCAGATCCATGGGCAGTCTCAGGGCTGGCATTCCTTCCACCGGTGTGAGGAGGACTGGCAGAGGGTGAAGGGCTCCCTAAATACCACAAGAAACACGTAAAAGATGGCAGCATCGCTTGCCCCAAAGTTATGCTTGTTAAAGGGATTCAAATTTAAAGCTCCGGCCCTTGGATCAGTTCAAAAGCTGAGGTACACAGAAACCAGTTTCTATTCCAAACAGCCCCAATGGAACTGGGTGATTCCTAAGATCCCTCAAACCCAAGGTGTTCTATGACTCTGTTAAGAACCAAAGACCAGCAAAAATCTATTTTGCCAACAATATTGTGTCTCCATAATGTCATTATCAGTAAAAATACCTATCTCATGGAATTGGATAAAAGGTCTAAATAAGAAGGATTTTACACCTGAAATTAATTTAGCTGGGCAAGTAATTTCATCTCTGGCTGGAGACAGTTTTATCTGGGGTACAGGGCCCAACAATACTGGGCAAATTCACCAAGAGTTTTGAGGCAAATCTTAAGCAGACCAGGGCTAAGTTTAAAGCAGGAACAGACTCATCATCTCACCAGCTCAACATCCCCAAAGAACCGGTGCACTGGCATGGGCTGGTTGCTGTCCTCATCCGAGAGACCGCTGATGGGCTCCAGGAGCATCGGCCTCCGCGGGTGATCCATGTCCTCTGAGGTGGCCCCATCAaagctcccacagctgctctcctcctcactgAACACGTGATAGTGGTGCAGATATTCACCCATTCTTAATGGAGCACCGCTGGATTTCACCACGTGTGGCTCCAGAGAAAGACtgtgctccttttcctgcttcccttcctcAGTCTCTGGGATGCTTTCATCTTTTTCCTGTTGGGTTATACTGCTGTCTCCTGGATCTTCTGAACCTCCATCCCCATCAGGAGTTTTAGGTGTTTCCCCCAGGGCTGCAAGGTTTCCACTTTCACATGTGAGTCCCTCTGGCTCCGATTTTAGACTGCTTTCTTCGCATTTCATCCTCTTTGCAGGTTGTCCTTCATCAGCTTCATGTGATGAAcgctgttaaaaaaaaaaaaaaaaaaaaaaaaaaaaaaagagacaagatGCTAAAGCTCacatgaaataaagaagaataaaatcaCCTTATCTCTTTAGTTGCAAAGCTGGCTTTGGAACAGAAGGGCTCCATCACACGAGTGGCATTTTGATCCAAACCTTGTAAGAAAAGTAATTAGTAGAAAGTGCAtgtaaagagaggaaaagaggagcagACAGCTTACATAAACCACAATGTACAGACCATCACCAGCAAGCAAGAAACACTTTGCTCAAGAGAATAAACTAGCACCGTGCGAGGTCAATCACCgtattcttattttcttaagGATGATACTAATGGGAATTACTGTGCCAGGCCTGTCATCACCCTTCAGGGTGAGCCGCTAAATCTGCTCCGTATTTCTGCACTGGCACAAATAACGTCGTGGGAGGAGCGGGAACGGTGATAAATTTACTTCAATTATCCTGATAATTCCCACATGGTGATGCTCAGATTGTAGCTGTTACTCATTACCTGAGATCCCCCCACTCTGTGACCGTCCGGCCCCGCGGCCTTTCCCCCCACACACACTATCCCACCCGGCCCCGTCCCTCGTACCGGGCTCGCCGTGTCGGCTGCTTCCCCCGCGGGCTGTGCGGGGTGGGTTGCGGGGGTTCCCTTCGCGGAgccccggtgccggtgccgtgGCCGGGCCGGGCGAGCGGGGCCGCGGGTGTCCGAGCGCCTGcgcccccgcgccccgccgcccgccgccatcttgggcCCCGCGCGGGCCCGCGCTCGCCATCTTGTGGAGCTCGGTTTAGGGACCCCTCGGCGAGCGCGGGCTCCGGGCACCGGGGAAAGCGTACCGGGCATCGGGCACCGGGCACTGGGTACCGGGGAAAGGGCTCTGGGCGAAGGGCTGCAGGCAAACGGCAGCCTCATCGCACCCAGTGAGGGCGGGGagcccacagcccctcacacccCGCGGCCCCTCACACACAGCGGCCCCTCACACCCGGCAGCCTCTCACACACAACAGCCCCTTACACTTCACAACTCCTCACAGCCTATGGCCCCTCACAGCCTATGGCCCCTCACACCCAACGGCCCCTCACACCCAACGGCCCCTCACACCCAACGGCCCCTCACACCCAACGGCCCCTCACAGCCTATGGCCCCTCACACCCAACGGCCCCTCACAGCCTATGGCCCCTCACACCCGCAGCCCCTCACACCCAACGGCCCCTCACACCCATCGGCCCCTCACACCCGCAGCCTCTCACACACAACGGCCCCTCACACTCAGTAGCCCCTGGCTTGGACCACAGGCAGCATCAACTCAACGGAAGCTTTGGCAAactgagcacacagcagctcatCACAGGTCGCAGAATGGCGTAGGGTTGGAAGACACCTTGAAGATCACCCAGTCCCACACCtgtcccatccaacctggccttggacccttccagggatccaggggcagccacagcttctctgggcaacctgtgccagggcctcaggaCCATCACAGCCAAgattttcttcccaatatccaatctaaacctactctctaTCAGTTTAAACTcattcctccttgtccctgTCACTACATGCTTTGGTAAATAGTCTTGCCTCATCATTCCTCTAAGTTCCCTTCGAGTACTGGAAGTCTGCAATTACAGTTTTTGAACAGAACTTGCTCAcctctctcctggctgctgcctggggaaaaaaacccaaccccatCCTGCCTGGGAACTATGCAGCTTataaacatttgaaattatttgcttcCCATTGTGTCTCACTCTGGAGCAGCACTCACTCCCATTCAAGACGTGGTCAGAGAGTTATTATTCAGATgtgcttctctctgctttccacaGCCCTCAGGGAACAAATTATGTCAGTAACTCAAATCCCTCTTTAACTTCAAGGACTCTGAGGGTAGCAGATGAATTTCTGTGTAGTAAAGCACCCAGATTTAAGTACGTAATTATCCTGTCTGATGTTCCCggggaggtgctgcagggagcGATGGCAGGTACTGGTGCCCTGACGGCCACGTCCCCACGATGGGGCCCACGGGCTCAATTCATCACATTAAACACAGCTCCTTCTCCAGTTAATTCAGTGCTTTGGGGATGCTGTGGGGATTTTTATAATTCTGTCCATCTGAGGGCAGAGGAGCTTGTTTCTTTATAGCAGCCTTTAATGTTCTTTGCTCATTGCAGAGCCGTCCCACGAGTCTCACAGGTACC
The Sylvia atricapilla isolate bSylAtr1 chromosome 22, bSylAtr1.pri, whole genome shotgun sequence genome window above contains:
- the DFFB gene encoding DNA fragmentation factor subunit beta isoform X1, which translates into the protein MAEPLRPFRLRGCAGPQKFGVAAGSLRGLLRKGCRLLQLPLAGSRLCLYEDGTELTESYFRALPPQTELVLLGPGESWRGCASDIERLLAAFCSQQGAVVEAARRLLTDERAPHRQKLLADLIHNLSENILAEDKEDDKKWFEGLESRFKNKSSYLRHSCESRMRGYMREVSGFISNVHPAARDAYRGIIDLMADKLKSVKYNGCYFDRREEEEAARLCTAEGWFSCQGPFDRDDCPCKHSINPYSNRESRILFSTWNLDHIIEKKRAVVPELAEAVKTRDGREVNWEYFYQLLFTLDNLKLVHIACHKKTNHNLSCDKTRIYRKRKQTYEIS
- the C22H1orf174 gene encoding UPF0688 protein C1orf174 homolog; amino-acid sequence: MAAGGGARGRRRSDTRGPARPARPRHRHRGSAKGTPATHPAQPAGEAADTASPRSSHEADEGQPAKRMKCEESSLKSEPEGLTCESGNLAALGETPKTPDGDGGSEDPGDSSITQQEKDESIPETEEGKQEKEHSLSLEPHVVKSSGAPLRMGEYLHHYHVFSEEESSCGSFDGATSEDMDHPRRPMLLEPISGLSDEDSNQPMPVHRFFGDVELHLPAVELPSVTRSRREARKLHFIAKEDDDEEEEQEEEEAVV
- the DFFB gene encoding DNA fragmentation factor subunit beta isoform X2 — encoded protein: MATRPRRAGATAPPTPGRLRGAAPAPTPTPADTGPGPAMAEPLRPFRLRGCAGPQKFGVAAGSLRGLLRKGCRLLQLPLAGSRLCLYEDGTELTESYFRALPPQTELVLLGPGESWRGCASDIERLLAAFCSQQGAVVEAARRLLTDERAPHRQKLLADLIHNLSENILAEDKEDDKKWFEGLESRFKNKSSYLRHSCESRMRGYMREVSGFISNVHPAARDAYRGIIDLMADKLKSVKYNGCYFDRREEEEAARLCTAEGWFSCQGPFDRDDCPCKHSINPYSNRESRILFSTWNLDHIIEKKRAVVPELAEAVKTRDGREVNWEYFYQLLFTLDNLKLVHIACHKKTNHNLSCDKTRIYRKRKQTYEIS